The following coding sequences lie in one Hyalangium minutum genomic window:
- a CDS encoding Tox-REase-5 domain-containing protein, whose protein sequence is MPRAALLLVAFLSGCSASPKVLRLDTGQGEPRAHVPRRDVEPVQLREEQFKKAMAEHAQRLRAVDRPLEHARQVFGVPERSGWFRYESRSQRLIAAEPDSPRNLRLLPEDEELKRRYLLWCEEKWGGGDCLRLLVDRPFLDGDARYALAMAIAHSKVLGAMKEELARTVNPQALVATVVGGLTMYAILLTLPEPVSKGVAALLTVGAMAYLGWDTVWRLIDGWWVLMKEVDQATTFDAIAASGEKFGNTMGEKAARTFVMLATVALGNTAPGMAAKLPSLPGASQAAVVAETQLRIRFTAPALAQVESVALSAEGAAVVLAPNAVAMAAGDSTGGRTAPPSPGGPGEWVQANEFMSESARTYQSQVTGAPKGYAYCVKSGSEEADFDGFDQGVLIEVKGPGYAQWISQQLDFLPIFKGSDKLLAQAQRQINVAQGMPIRWIVAEQKLAGALTKMFKGANLPIQVVHVPPVP, encoded by the coding sequence ATGCCGCGCGCAGCGCTGCTGCTGGTCGCTTTTCTCTCGGGGTGCAGCGCCTCACCCAAGGTCCTCCGTTTGGACACAGGCCAAGGCGAACCCCGCGCCCATGTTCCGCGCCGCGACGTGGAGCCTGTGCAACTGCGCGAGGAGCAGTTCAAAAAGGCCATGGCGGAGCATGCCCAGCGGCTGCGGGCGGTGGATCGCCCCCTGGAACACGCTCGGCAGGTCTTCGGAGTGCCCGAGCGAAGCGGTTGGTTTCGGTACGAGAGCCGGAGCCAGCGGCTCATCGCTGCGGAGCCGGACAGCCCGCGAAACCTGAGACTGTTGCCCGAAGACGAGGAACTGAAGCGCCGCTATCTGCTGTGGTGCGAGGAGAAGTGGGGAGGCGGGGATTGCCTGCGCCTTCTGGTGGATAGGCCCTTTCTGGATGGGGATGCTCGGTACGCGCTGGCCATGGCGATCGCCCACAGCAAGGTGCTGGGAGCCATGAAGGAGGAACTGGCGCGAACGGTGAACCCCCAGGCGTTGGTTGCCACGGTCGTCGGGGGGCTGACCATGTACGCCATCTTGCTGACGCTGCCCGAGCCCGTGAGCAAGGGAGTCGCTGCGTTGCTGACCGTGGGGGCCATGGCGTACCTGGGGTGGGACACAGTGTGGCGGCTGATCGACGGGTGGTGGGTGCTGATGAAGGAAGTGGATCAAGCCACCACCTTTGACGCCATCGCCGCCTCGGGAGAGAAGTTCGGGAACACGATGGGGGAGAAGGCGGCCCGGACCTTCGTGATGCTGGCGACGGTGGCGCTGGGAAATACGGCGCCGGGCATGGCGGCCAAACTGCCATCGCTGCCAGGGGCCAGTCAGGCTGCGGTGGTGGCCGAGACTCAACTCCGTATTCGCTTCACTGCGCCCGCGCTGGCCCAAGTGGAGTCAGTGGCGTTGAGCGCTGAGGGGGCTGCGGTCGTGTTGGCCCCTAACGCCGTGGCCATGGCGGCGGGAGATAGCACTGGCGGTCGAACTGCGCCGCCCAGCCCAGGTGGACCGGGAGAGTGGGTTCAGGCGAACGAGTTCATGTCCGAGAGCGCCCGGACCTATCAATCCCAGGTGACAGGGGCGCCGAAGGGCTACGCCTACTGCGTCAAGTCCGGGAGCGAGGAGGCGGACTTTGATGGCTTCGACCAAGGTGTTCTGATCGAGGTCAAGGGCCCCGGTTACGCGCAGTGGATCAGCCAGCAGTTGGATTTTCTGCCGATCTTCAAAGGAAGCGACAAGCTATTGGCGCAGGCGCAGCGCCAGATCAACGTGGCGCAGGGGATGCCCATCCGGTGGATCGTCGCTGAGCAGAAGCTCGCAGGGGCACTAACGAAGATGTTTAAGGGGGCTAACCTCCCTATACAGGTCGTTCATGTTCCCCCGGTTCCGTGA
- a CDS encoding outer membrane lipoprotein-sorting protein, whose translation MWKIQPSLLRVVLALALLAVLPALAEESAADIARKSRERGALNLLGLSAQLKLTTASKDGKSKEQVVTSSAKKIGDKTHSLVRFLQPAGVAGVALLTVEGAKGEGAEISLYLPKLKRVRKVARTQRGQSFMDTDFSYADLGGTGGESDDVMKKVGESKVLDRLAWVLVGKAGADSPYGEVKVFVDQETYVPTQVEYTDKEGKPFKVYRAASLKKFKDRVIAAKASMENLQTGSVTTLEVLQLEEAQPGDEAFTERALERG comes from the coding sequence ATGTGGAAGATCCAGCCCTCGCTGTTGCGTGTCGTTCTGGCCTTGGCCCTGCTGGCCGTTCTCCCGGCGCTCGCCGAGGAGTCCGCGGCGGATATCGCCCGGAAGAGCCGTGAGCGTGGCGCGCTCAACCTGCTGGGCTTGAGCGCCCAGCTCAAGCTCACGACCGCGAGCAAGGACGGCAAGAGCAAGGAGCAGGTTGTCACCAGCTCGGCGAAGAAGATCGGGGATAAGACGCACTCGCTCGTGCGCTTCCTCCAGCCTGCGGGAGTGGCGGGGGTGGCGCTGCTCACGGTGGAAGGAGCCAAGGGCGAGGGGGCGGAGATCTCCTTGTATCTGCCGAAGCTCAAGCGGGTGCGGAAGGTGGCGCGCACGCAGCGAGGGCAGTCCTTCATGGACACGGACTTCTCCTACGCGGACCTGGGCGGCACGGGCGGCGAGAGCGACGACGTGATGAAGAAGGTGGGCGAGTCCAAGGTGCTGGATCGGCTCGCCTGGGTACTGGTGGGCAAGGCGGGAGCGGACTCTCCTTATGGTGAGGTGAAGGTCTTCGTGGATCAGGAGACCTACGTGCCCACGCAGGTCGAGTACACCGACAAGGAGGGCAAGCCCTTCAAAGTGTACCGGGCGGCGTCGCTCAAGAAGTTCAAGGACCGGGTCATCGCGGCCAAGGCGTCCATGGAGAACCTGCAGACGGGCTCCGTGACGACGCTCGAGGTCCTTCAGCTCGAGGAGGCGCAGCCCGGTGACGAAGCCTTCACCGAGCGGGCGCTCGAGCGCGGTTGA
- a CDS encoding rhomboid family intramembrane serine protease has translation MSVPPPGSEDARSAPESRGPLGRLPWVTLGLVGVQLAVYVRTAAAGPLDVDAMVRFGAKVGPLMTEAGESWRLLTANFLHRDAAHLGLNLLVLVAAGSVLEGAWRRLEYAALLVAAGLATMTSSLLWAEEVSVGASGMAYGCVGALIVLGRRYRAVLSPMARRMAGEGVLPTVLVFLWMGWTSVGVDNAGHLGGFCSGLLVGLFVVPRRLTAGEPRSAEWLRAGSVVAVAVVVAGLGVLGRSTWRVERDDVFGVSVAMPSSWRQGADRLGRLAFSNGLPGLGRATFVAEAIQTGEPGDGGLQAVHFQESALAAEAVLPEGRPVKVRGPRPAWVSGGPAQEVQAELQGADGVTHLRALFVPRGEFVYQLVFTWPGRFPRYRRVVERMVAELRLEEPSMLREARARALLVPGASEPLAQLGSALRRWGRPAEAVEPLREAVRLAPSQVATRVELARAFLESGHVEEGCHAAEEARVYGPSETGALEAGVRCELARGDTERALARLEEARRVAPQDPRLRAAEAALRATVKAGGR, from the coding sequence ATGAGTGTGCCTCCGCCCGGCTCCGAAGACGCGCGATCAGCGCCCGAGTCCCGAGGGCCGCTCGGGCGGTTGCCGTGGGTGACGCTGGGGCTGGTGGGGGTGCAGCTGGCCGTCTACGTGAGGACGGCCGCGGCGGGTCCGCTCGATGTGGATGCGATGGTCCGCTTTGGAGCGAAGGTGGGGCCGCTGATGACGGAGGCGGGAGAGTCCTGGCGGCTGCTGACCGCGAACTTCCTGCATCGGGACGCGGCGCACCTGGGGCTCAACCTGCTGGTGCTGGTGGCGGCTGGCTCGGTGCTGGAGGGAGCGTGGCGACGGCTCGAGTACGCGGCGCTGCTGGTGGCGGCGGGGCTGGCGACGATGACGAGCTCTCTCTTGTGGGCCGAGGAGGTGAGCGTGGGCGCCTCGGGCATGGCGTACGGCTGCGTGGGGGCGCTCATTGTGCTGGGGCGCCGGTACCGCGCGGTGTTGTCGCCGATGGCGCGGCGGATGGCAGGGGAGGGCGTGCTGCCCACGGTGCTCGTGTTCCTGTGGATGGGGTGGACGTCGGTGGGCGTGGACAACGCAGGGCACCTGGGTGGGTTCTGCTCGGGGCTGCTGGTGGGGCTCTTCGTGGTGCCCAGGAGGCTGACGGCGGGCGAGCCGAGGAGCGCGGAGTGGCTGCGCGCCGGGAGCGTGGTGGCGGTGGCGGTGGTGGTGGCGGGGTTGGGGGTGCTCGGGCGCTCGACGTGGCGCGTGGAGCGGGATGACGTGTTCGGTGTGTCGGTGGCGATGCCGTCGAGCTGGCGCCAGGGGGCGGATCGGCTCGGGCGGCTGGCCTTCTCCAATGGGTTGCCGGGGCTGGGGCGCGCCACCTTCGTGGCGGAGGCCATCCAGACCGGCGAGCCCGGGGACGGCGGGCTGCAGGCGGTGCACTTTCAGGAGTCGGCGCTGGCCGCCGAGGCGGTGCTCCCCGAGGGTCGGCCTGTGAAGGTGCGGGGGCCGAGGCCCGCGTGGGTGAGCGGTGGTCCCGCGCAGGAGGTGCAGGCGGAGCTGCAGGGCGCGGACGGGGTGACGCACCTGCGAGCGCTGTTCGTGCCGCGCGGGGAGTTCGTGTACCAGCTCGTGTTCACGTGGCCTGGGCGCTTTCCCCGGTATAGGCGGGTGGTGGAGCGGATGGTGGCGGAGCTGCGGCTGGAGGAGCCGTCGATGTTGCGCGAGGCGCGGGCGCGGGCGCTGCTCGTGCCGGGGGCGAGCGAGCCGCTGGCGCAGCTGGGCTCGGCGCTGAGGCGGTGGGGGCGGCCGGCGGAGGCGGTGGAGCCGCTGCGCGAGGCCGTGCGGCTGGCGCCCTCGCAGGTGGCGACGCGGGTGGAGCTGGCGCGGGCGTTCCTCGAGTCGGGCCACGTGGAGGAGGGCTGCCACGCGGCGGAGGAGGCGCGGGTGTATGGGCCCTCGGAGACGGGAGCGCTGGAGGCGGGCGTGCGGTGCGAGCTGGCCCGGGGGGACACCGAGCGGGCGCTGGCGCGGCTGGAGGAGGCCCGGCGCGTGGCTCCGCAGGATCCGAGGCTGCGAGCAGCGGAGGCCGCGTTGCGCGCGACGGTGAAGGCGGGAGGCCGGTAG